In the Aquimarina spinulae genome, TTGGTAGCAGCTGTTCAGGCTGCTGGTTTAGAAAATGCCTTAGTAAATGCAGGACCCTTAATGGTATTCGCTCCTACTAATGAAGCGTTTGATGCATTACCAGCCGGAACAGTAGAAAATCTTTTGAAACCAGAAAATAAAGATGCATTAGCGAATATTCTAAAATACCATGTAACTCCTGGTAATTATTCAAAAGATTTTTTGAAAAAATTTAAGAAACTAGGTCAATCCAATGGTGTCGATGTAAAAGTAACTAAAGACGATAGTGATGTTTTTATCGGAGAAGCCAAAATTATAGCAAGTATTCCTGCTGGTAACGGAATAGTACATGTTATTGATAAAGTATTACTTCCTCCATCTAATTAATAAATGAATAAAAACTGATCTGGATCAGCACAGATTTGACCTCTACAACAATAAATATAAACCAGATGAAACAAATATCTAAAATACTCTTTTTAACAGCAGTACTTAGTTTAATAATAAGTAGTTGTGCCAATGTTAATAAAGATAAAAAAATAACGGATGGAGCTTTGGGCTCTAATGCCGCAGAAAAAGTCTACGTCGCTCCCGGAGAGCATGATGAGTTTTATGCATTCGTCTCAGGAGGATTTAGCGGACAATTATCAGTATATGGACTTCCGTCAGGAAGACTATTTAAAGTAATTCCGGTTTTTTCACAAGATGCAGAAAAAGCCTGGGGATATAATGAAGAAACAAAACCAATGCTCAATACCTCTTATGGTTTTGTTCCTTGGGACGATGCTCACCACCCTGATATATCACAAACCAATGGAGAAGTCGATGGACGGTGGGTTTTTATTAACGGAAACAATACTCCAAGAATTGCAAAAATTGATCTAAGTACTTTTGAGACTACAGAAATAATTGAAGTACCTAATAGTGCCGGTAATCATAGTTCTTCTTTTGTAACAGAAAATACAGAGTATGTAGTAGCAGGAACTCGTTTTTCTGTGCCAGTACCACAGGAAGATATCGCTATCAAAGAATACAAAGGAAAATTTAAAGGAGCTGTATCTTTTATTAGTGTAGATCCTGATCATGGAAATATGGAAATGGCTTTTCAGATTTTACTGCCAGGTTTTAATTATGATCTAGCGCATCCAGGTAGAGGAGCTTCACATGGTTGGTTCTTTTTTACTACATATAATACAGAAGAAGCAAATTCTTTATTAGAAGTAAATGCATCTCAAAATGATAAAGACTTCATCGCTGCAATCAATTGGAAAAAAGCAGAAGAATATATTAAACAGGGAAAATTTAAGACGATGCCGGCTAATTATGCGCATAATGTATATGATGAGAAAACACATACGGCTACTTCTACAATGAAAAAAGAGGTAAAAGTATTAGATCCTGCAGAATGCCCAGGGTTGGTATACTTTTTACCAACACCAAAATCACCACATGGTTGTGATGTAGACCCGTCGGGAGAATATATCGTGGGTAATGGTAAACTTTCGGCCGACCTTACAGTGCACTCGTTTAGTAAGATGATTAAGGCTATCGAAAATAAACAGTTTGATGGTGATGCATACGGAATTCCGATTATTAAATTTGAAGATGCACTGGCAGGTGTTGTTTCTCAAGCTGGTCTAGGACCATTACATACCGAGTTTGATGGTAAAGGAAATGGATATACCACTTTCTTTATTTCTTCCGAAGTAGTAAAATGGAAACTAGGAAGTTGGGAAGTAGTAGATAGAAAACCTACGTACTATTCTGTAGGTCACTTGATGATTCCCGGAGGAAACTCTAGAAAACCATTTGGGAAATATGCACTGGCGATGAACAAGATAACCAAAGACCGTTATTTACCAACCGGACCAGAGGTTACGCAATCAGCACAGTTATATGATATCACAGGCGAAAAAATGGAATTACTATTAGATTTCCCAACTATTGGAGAGCCACATTATGCTGCCGGCATCACAGCAGATCTAATAAAACCTCGCTCTAAAAAGATCTATAAGTTAGAAGAAAACGAACATAAGTATGCTGTTAAAAATAATGAAAATGTAAGAGTAGAACGTGACGGAAAAGAAGTACACGTATATATGACTATGATTCGAAGCCATTTTACTCCAGATAATATAGAAGGGATTAAAGTAGGAGACAAGGTCTATTTTCATGTCACAAATTTAGAACAAGATTATGATGTGCCACATGGAGTGAGTATGATCGGAGCCAATACTTCTGAGCTGTTAATAATGCCTGGACAAACAGAAACTTTTGTTTGGGAACCTAAACAAGTAGGAGTATGGCCATTCTATTGTACCGATTTTTGTTCGGCATTACATCAAGAGATGCAAGGATATGTAAGGGTATCACCAGCATCATCTAATATAGAACTTTCTTGGTCTCTAGGAGAAGATTAATTTCTGATGCTACCAGGAAGGAGATAGATTAGTTATATTTCCAAAAAAGCGAGAGGACAAAACCCCTCTCGCTTTTAAATCAACTTAAAAAGATTGTTATCATGAAGAAGAAATCAAGATTATTAATGCTTGTAGGAGTATTGCTGCCTTTATTTCTGTTTGTATTTCCTCTTTGGAATATTACATTAGAAGCTCCTCAATATCCAACCCCATTAGGAATGGATATCTATATAAATGATTTCGCCGACATGCATCCTCATGATATTAAGAATATCAATTTGATGAATCATTATGTTGGGATGAAATATATTCCCGAATCGATTCCAGAATTCAGGATTTTTCCTGTCGTGATTATAGTAATGGCTGTTTTAGGCACTGTATTAGCTTTTAAAACAAACTATAAATGGTTTTTGGGCTGGTTTATTGTAATGGCTCTTTTAGCTTTGGCAGGAATCTATGATTTTTACCTTTGGGAACACGATTATGGCCATAATTTGGATCCAAAAGCAATAATGAAATTTACTAATCCTGACGGGACTGTTATGGGGTTTCAACCTCCTTTATTCGGAACTAAAGATATTTTAAATTTTAGAGCGCATTCATACCCTCAACTGGGAGCCTATTTTTTAGCTGTTGGAATGGCCTTGACCTTTATTTCTTATTTCGTAGGAAAACGTGAAAAAACTTTAAAAGCCCAATAAAAATGAAAAAACATAACGTTAACAATATCGTCTTTTTTATTTTGATGATCGTGTTTTTTGGCTCATGTAATGTTCAACCAGAAACAATACACTATGGAGAGGATAATTGTCATTATTGTCGAATGACCATTGTCGATAAAATTCATGGAGCAGAGATTGTAACAAAAAAAGGCAAGGTGTTCAAGTTTGATGCTGTAGAATGTATGGTAAATTATGCTGCTGAGATAGATAAAGAAGAGGTGTCACTTTACCTTTCTAATCACTACGATGCTCCAGAAGAATTAATTGATGCGACACAAGCTACTTTTTTGATAAGTAAAAATATATCAAGTCCCATGGGAGCATTTTTAACTTCATTTGAGAATGAGTCGAGTGCAAAAAAAGTGAAATCTGAAAAAGGGGGAGATGTATTTACCTGGGAAGAACTTTTAAAACACCTAAAACATTAAAAACAGGAATATATTTATTAGGTGACTACCAGATAAAAATACCTTATCCCGATGAAGATCGGAAACTGTTCTAATTCTATGTTGGTTAGTTTGTGCAGAAATCTAACCTACAGGGAAAACAAAAAAATAAATAGATGTTTCAAATCAGAAAAATACTATTTCTGGCAATCTTTCTTCTACCC is a window encoding:
- a CDS encoding fasciclin domain-containing protein yields the protein MKTIKVTFLILLCFTFLLSCKTETKKEQVDSATKSAVTEGTEEKQGQAFIQDDEATPNVLNIAIGSKDHTTLVAAVQAAGLENALVNAGPLMVFAPTNEAFDALPAGTVENLLKPENKDALANILKYHVTPGNYSKDFLKKFKKLGQSNGVDVKVTKDDSDVFIGEAKIIASIPAGNGIVHVIDKVLLPPSN
- a CDS encoding nitrous oxide reductase accessory protein NosL; the protein is MKKHNVNNIVFFILMIVFFGSCNVQPETIHYGEDNCHYCRMTIVDKIHGAEIVTKKGKVFKFDAVECMVNYAAEIDKEEVSLYLSNHYDAPEELIDATQATFLISKNISSPMGAFLTSFENESSAKKVKSEKGGDVFTWEELLKHLKH
- the nosZ gene encoding Sec-dependent nitrous-oxide reductase; this encodes MKQISKILFLTAVLSLIISSCANVNKDKKITDGALGSNAAEKVYVAPGEHDEFYAFVSGGFSGQLSVYGLPSGRLFKVIPVFSQDAEKAWGYNEETKPMLNTSYGFVPWDDAHHPDISQTNGEVDGRWVFINGNNTPRIAKIDLSTFETTEIIEVPNSAGNHSSSFVTENTEYVVAGTRFSVPVPQEDIAIKEYKGKFKGAVSFISVDPDHGNMEMAFQILLPGFNYDLAHPGRGASHGWFFFTTYNTEEANSLLEVNASQNDKDFIAAINWKKAEEYIKQGKFKTMPANYAHNVYDEKTHTATSTMKKEVKVLDPAECPGLVYFLPTPKSPHGCDVDPSGEYIVGNGKLSADLTVHSFSKMIKAIENKQFDGDAYGIPIIKFEDALAGVVSQAGLGPLHTEFDGKGNGYTTFFISSEVVKWKLGSWEVVDRKPTYYSVGHLMIPGGNSRKPFGKYALAMNKITKDRYLPTGPEVTQSAQLYDITGEKMELLLDFPTIGEPHYAAGITADLIKPRSKKIYKLEENEHKYAVKNNENVRVERDGKEVHVYMTMIRSHFTPDNIEGIKVGDKVYFHVTNLEQDYDVPHGVSMIGANTSELLIMPGQTETFVWEPKQVGVWPFYCTDFCSALHQEMQGYVRVSPASSNIELSWSLGED